CATATTCCCTTCGTTCACACTTGAATCTATTTTAGAACTTATTCCACCTATAGTATGGGCAAGTGTACCTAAAAAGAAAACTTCACATAGTCGAAAATCAATGAGAAGTGCTAATAAAGGATTAAAGAATAAAACAAGTGAGTCTATAGTCGTATGCACTCAATGGAAAATATGCGTAATGCACAGCAGGGATGGCTGTGTATTCAAGAGCGGAATAAGGATAGAATGTTCCCCTTATCAGGCAAATCAAAGGGAAAACAACACTTCTCCAAGGCCACAAAGCTGATTTGTTATTATTTAATTAATCTGTAGACTTATCGCTATGTGAAGCATGCGGTTCAATCAAATTAACTCATCATGTTTGTCCAACATGTTATTCACAAATATCAAGAAGGTGAGCTCAACAACAGTCTCTATCCTACATTTAAGTATGTAAGCAGAGGTATTCAGCTGACataatcatccttttctGAACCTGATTAGGTGGAAAAGAGAGGCTAGAGGAGAATATCCAGTAGCAGACATCGGAGAACCAATAAGtggacaacaacaaagtGCGCAACCATAGTAGTTTACATCATTCCAATGCATAGTCGACAATAAATCATGAAACCAGATCTGCGTTATTTCATTACAACAAATTACTCCTATTATACTTCAACTATAGTAAACGAATAAGCGACTATATTCAGTCTTAGCGTGGGATCACTATAAGTCAGGCTTTTCCACAACCATATGATTTGATCATTGTCCTTGACTTTGGTTTGGTTTTGGACTATTCCTAGCTTGTACTTGAGCGTTCTGTACACTAGGTGATCTAGCGAAATGCTGCTACAATGGACGATCGACTTCAGCTTCGTAGCTCATGTGCTAACAGAAAAGCTGACGGCTGACTTACAACGCCTTGCATACCCATTTGCGGTGTACCAGGATTACCTTGAGCTTGGACTGCTACTTGAGTTTGAGCTTGAGCCGCAGCTTGCATTTGAGCCT
This is a stretch of genomic DNA from Kwoniella dendrophila CBS 6074 chromosome 3, complete sequence. It encodes these proteins:
- a CDS encoding ribosomal protein L32, with the translated sequence MTSLTSPARSSLLSLRPLANSVRPAWSIPCIASSSSVSTVLPVSPVAPVDQSSSSSSSSIISPSWTSIFPSFTLESILELIPPIVWASVPKKKTSHSRKSMRSANKGLKNKTNLSLCEACGSIKLTHHVCPTCYSQISRRWKREARGEYPVADIGEPISGQQQSAQP